One genomic window of Nicotiana sylvestris chromosome 10, ASM39365v2, whole genome shotgun sequence includes the following:
- the LOC138879400 gene encoding uncharacterized protein, producing the protein MVRNLARGEVDPKYIIWFGKRFQIPERPAKRAHVQQFTNDSQEQWGWLAREESYKAKISQLERQVMDLQFEKGLQAAADEGEKKKLTHENEALKAQIQKMKIAARNPERSQADEKLISSMRKKTLECQDDLEKFEASLAKVWAQLAKNTEGRAQFVHQMKRKYEGTITNLKRKLTTLENEAAKQAKDFKADREHCYALMAQMEE; encoded by the coding sequence ATGGTGCGGAatctagctagaggtgaagtAGACCCCAAGTACATTATTTGGTTCGGTAAAAGGTTCCAAATTCCagagagacctgctaagagagcTCATGTTCAGCAATTCACCAACGACtcgcaagagcagtggggctggttggcaagAGAAGAAAGCTACAAGGCTAAAATAAGCCAGTTGGAAaggcaagtcatggaccttcagtttgaaaaaggtttgcaagccgccgcagatgaaggggaaaagaaaaagctaactcatgaaaacgaagccctcaaagctcaaatccagaaaatgaaaatagctgctagaaacccggaaagaagccaaGCGGACGAAAAGCTTATAAGCAGTATGAGAAAGAAAacacttgagtgtcaagatgacctagaaaagtttGAAGCCAGTTTAGCAAAAGTCTGGGCCCAATTGGCAAAGAACACAGAAGGACGGGCACAGTTTGTGcatcaaatgaaaagaaaatatgaagggacaatcaccaatCTGAAGAGAAAGTTAACTACCCTTGAGAATGAGGCGGCCAAGCAGGCCAAGGATtttaaagctgatagggaacattgttatgctttgatggctcagatggaggaatAA